The genomic stretch GCCAATCACTATTTGCAAGATACGGCCAATGATGGTGATAAGGTCGGTGGATGCCCAGCCAGTAGCGGTTTGGATATCAGCCATGCCTTCATCAGTAACTGGCTGGGCTTGTGTGGCTACGGGGAATAAAAAAACTGCCAAAACAAAAACAAGGCAGCTAATCGTAAAATATGAGAAAAATAATTTTCTTTTTGTTTTAGAAAACCTCGTCAAAGACCCAGGACTAAGCCGCTGGGGGTTACCATGGTGCATGTTTTCGGCCAATCTCAACCGAGGTTCCGCCCGAATCGAGAGGTTATGTTTATTACAAGGCATGGGACTACCTCCTTTTGGAATTTTATAATGAAAAAATACAAACCAATGTAGAGATAGCTCTACATATTTTCTAAAAAACCTGCTTGGAATAATTCTGATAAATAATATTGCTTACCAATGGTCTTATTAATGAATTAGTTCCTAGACCCAAAAAGAATCATCTTTTAATGGATCGTCTGGTATCTTCTTCTGTTAATTTGCCAATGCGGCGCAAATAATCTTTTTTGGAACGGATCCCCATTCGCCTAATAGCATCTTCCTTTTGAGCGCGTTTAGTCTTCGGCTTTTTATAGTATCTAGAATCCTTAGCTTGAATTAAAACTTTACTTTGTTGGAGCCGCCGAGTAAATCGCCTAAGCAAGCTTTCAATTGACTCTCCGCTTTTTCTTTTTATCTCAACCATAAAATAATGTTAGCTATAATTCATTATGTCAAACAACAAATTATAACTATCAAATTTCACCTGCCCTTCTTTTTTAAACATTAAAACATGAAAACATGAAAACATGAAAACAATTTGCTTTAATGCTCTAGTGCTTTCATGATTTACTATACCAAAATTTTCCGCTATAGTCAAATAATATCACACTGCCCCGATCAATGGTTCTCCGCCAAGCAGGTGTAAATGTATATGGTCCACTATCTGTCCCCCATCCTTGCCGCAATTAAAGACCAATTTATAACCCGAAGCGGCAAAACCAAATTTACGAGCCATTTCCTTTGCCCTGTAGATCAAACTGCCAACCAATTCAATCCTTGCCTCATTAATTTCATCAACTGATGGAATGTGTTCCTTGGGTATAATCAAAAAATGATACTTAGCCTTGGGATTGATGTCCCTGAACGCGATCATCTGGTCATCCTCGTAAACGATATCTGCAGGAATTGTTTTGTTGATAATTTTACAGAAAATACAGTCGGGCATTATTTATTGTTTATCACTTATCATATTTTAAACTATTATCTTCAGAGATTTAGACGCGGTTAATAAAATTGTTAATAAGGTTAATAAAGTGAATAATCTCGTCGTCGTTATTAACTTTATTAACTACCGTATTAACCTTATTAACAGCTTTATTCATTCTATTAACACCGAATCTAATTACCCACATCAACAACCAACCTACTTTAACCGCTTCTTAATTTCAACGAGAACCTTGTCAAAATCCACCACCTCCTGCACCCCGCTCTCCATGTCTCTAATGATAATTGTTTTATCCAGCATCTCTTTCTGACCAAGGATTAAGGAATACTTTACACCAAGCTTGTTGGCAATCTCCAATTGGGATTTTAATCCCTCTTTGGCTAAGTTTTCCGCCACTTTCACTCCCTTGCACCGCAAATCCTCAAAAAGCTTTAATGACCTTTTTTTAGCCTGATCCCCAAGCTGGGCCACAAAAATGTCTACCTTCCGCCCTGTTCGCACTTGGCCTCCTTGTTTCTTTAAACACAAAATCAGCCGCTCGATGCCACAAGAAAAACCGACCGCTGGCGTGGGCCTGCCACCTAACATTTCAACTAAATCATCATATCGGCCTCCACCTCCCAAAGCCAACCGGCCCGGATCATCTGCAACTTTATCAGTATCCATTTCAGTTTCCGAATCCTTATCACCATCTGATTTTTGGGGGTTGGCAGCTTTTGTCTCCTTGGTTTGTTTTGTATCGCTTGCTACATTTTCGCTCAAAGCAGCCTCGTCAGCCGAAGTCCCGGTCTCAACCGGAGCGAGGGTGGGCTTGCCCGCCGAAGCTCCATCAGGAGCGAAGGTGGGCCAAATCTCAAACACTGTCTTGGTGTAATAATCCAAGCCGCGCACCAATCTTGAGTTAAGATTATACGGTATCTCCAGCTCATCTAAATGTTCCAAAACCTTAATAAAATGCTCCTTGCACTCTTCACACAAAAAATCAATAATTTGTGGGGCTTCAGCGCTTAAGGCCTTGCATTCCTCCTCTTTACAATCCAAAATTCTTAAGGGATTTTTAGTCAAGCGAATC from Patescibacteria group bacterium encodes the following:
- the rpsU gene encoding 30S ribosomal protein S21, which codes for MVEIKRKSGESIESLLRRFTRRLQQSKVLIQAKDSRYYKKPKTKRAQKEDAIRRMGIRSKKDYLRRIGKLTEEDTRRSIKR
- a CDS encoding histidine triad nucleotide-binding protein; the encoded protein is MPDCIFCKIINKTIPADIVYEDDQMIAFRDINPKAKYHFLIIPKEHIPSVDEINEARIELVGSLIYRAKEMARKFGFAASGYKLVFNCGKDGGQIVDHIHLHLLGGEPLIGAV
- the hisS gene encoding histidine--tRNA ligase encodes the protein MSRKKKQSKKAKENRKVKGALKQAPQLLRGMKDILPQEQKYWELIRSKVEKLAPVYGFGKIDTPLLEETRLFERAVGEGTDIVEKEMFSFTDQGGDNISLRPEATASIVRAYTEHGMLNLPQPVKLWYWGPMFRYDRPQAGRLRQFNQFGFEVLGSLDSVVDAQLILIFYKLCQELKLDATVQINSIGCPECRDEYQKILVDFFRTKKNFLCDTCRIRLTKNPLRILDCKEEECKALSAEAPQIIDFLCEECKEHFIKVLEHLDELEIPYNLNSRLVRGLDYYTKTVFEIWPTFAPDGASAGKPTLAPVETGTSADEAALSENVASDTKQTKETKAANPQKSDGDKDSETEMDTDKVADDPGRLALGGGGRYDDLVEMLGGRPTPAVGFSCGIERLILCLKKQGGQVRTGRKVDIFVAQLGDQAKKRSLKLFEDLRCKGVKVAENLAKEGLKSQLEIANKLGVKYSLILGQKEMLDKTIIIRDMESGVQEVVDFDKVLVEIKKRLK